A region of Lycium barbarum isolate Lr01 chromosome 1, ASM1917538v2, whole genome shotgun sequence DNA encodes the following proteins:
- the LOC132635845 gene encoding vestitone reductase-like isoform X2, which produces MEEVKEKGKVCLTGGSGYLGSWMVTRLLQVGYSVNTTIRSHPDCKKDVSYLTNLPGAQERLHIFNADLARPESFKAAIEGCIGVFHVAHPMELENKESEEMITQRSIDSIIGILQACIESKTVKRVVYTSSAATVAGGSSNIIDENSWTDVDLIRTLKPFASSYTISKTLTEKAALEFAELYGIDLVTLIPTWIHGPFITPQIPGSVRSSMEMILGHQNNSMSYPPIVPFVHVDDVTNAHIFLLENPNAKGRYICSAVEITREKLAEFLSTRYPEYRKQINEYTGSSVEQPKHTSLSSKKLLEIGFKYKYGLEEMFDGAIECCKQKGIL; this is translated from the exons ATGGAAGAAGTGAAGGAGAAGGGAAAGGTATGTCTAACAGGAGGAAGTGGTTATCTTGGATCATGGATGGTTACGAGGCTTCTTCAAGTTGGTTATTCTGTTAACACCACTATTAGGTCTCATCCAG ATTGCAAAAAGGATGTGAGCTACCTCACAAATCTTCCGGGTGCACAAGAAAGGCTGCATATTTTTAATGCTGATCTAGCCAGACCAGAGAGTTTCAAAGCAGCAATTGAAGGCTGCATTGGGGTATTTCATGTTGCACATCCAATGGAATTAGAGAACAAAGAAAGTGAAGAAATGATAACGCAAAGATCTATCGACAGTATTATAGGTATTTTACAGGCATGTATCGAGTCAAAGACAGTTAAACGTGTCGTGTACACTTCTAGTGCAGCTACGGTTGCAGGTGGCAGTTCAAACATAATAGATGAAAACTCGTGGACAGACGTAGATCTTATAAGAACCTTAAAGCCTTTTGCAAGTTCTTACACGATTAGCAAGACCTTAACAGAAAAGGCAGCTCTGGAATTTGCAGAACTATATGGAATTGATCTTGTGACTCTAATTCCAACCTGGATACATGGCCCTTTTATTACTCCTCAAATTCCTGGTTCTGTTCGTTCATCCATGgaaatgattct AGGTCATCAAAATAATTCGATGAGTTATCCTCCAATTGTACCTTTTGTACATGTAGATGATGTCACAAATGCTCACATCTTCCTTCTTGAAAATCCTAATGCAAAAGGGAGGTATATTTGTTCAGCTGTTGAAATAACACGTGAAAAGCTAGCTGAGTTTCTTTCTACAAGATATCCTGAATATCGAAAACAAATTAATGA GTACACAGGGTCAAGTGTAGAACAACCTAAACACACTAGCCTTTCATCAAAAAAACTTTTGGAGATCGGATTCAAGTACAAGTATGGCCTTGAGGAAATGTTTGATGGAGCAATCGAATGTTGCAAACAAAAAGGCATACTCTAA
- the LOC132635845 gene encoding vestitone reductase-like isoform X1 yields MEEVKEKGKVCLTGGSGYLGSWMVTRLLQVGYSVNTTIRSHPELRRKKKGDLLRNQHAFESNLLICVITKYVQVSMKILNSLLDCKKDVSYLTNLPGAQERLHIFNADLARPESFKAAIEGCIGVFHVAHPMELENKESEEMITQRSIDSIIGHQNNSMSYPPIVPFVHVDDVTNAHIFLLENPNAKGRYICSAVEITREKLAEFLSTRYPEYRKQINEYTGSSVEQPKHTSLSSKKLLEIGFKYKYGLEEMFDGAIECCKQKGIL; encoded by the exons ATGGAAGAAGTGAAGGAGAAGGGAAAGGTATGTCTAACAGGAGGAAGTGGTTATCTTGGATCATGGATGGTTACGAGGCTTCTTCAAGTTGGTTATTCTGTTAACACCACTATTAGGTCTCATCCAG AattaagaagaaagaagaaaggtgACCTTCTGAGAAATCAACACGCCTTTGAATCTAACTTACTCATTTGTGTGATCACGAAATACGTTCAagtttctatgaaaattttgaattcaTTGCTAGATTGCAAAAAGGATGTGAGCTACCTCACAAATCTTCCGGGTGCACAAGAAAGGCTGCATATTTTTAATGCTGATCTAGCCAGACCAGAGAGTTTCAAAGCAGCAATTGAAGGCTGCATTGGGGTATTTCATGTTGCACATCCAATGGAATTAGAGAACAAAGAAAGTGAAGAAATGATAACGCAAAGATCTATCGACAGTATTATAG GTCATCAAAATAATTCGATGAGTTATCCTCCAATTGTACCTTTTGTACATGTAGATGATGTCACAAATGCTCACATCTTCCTTCTTGAAAATCCTAATGCAAAAGGGAGGTATATTTGTTCAGCTGTTGAAATAACACGTGAAAAGCTAGCTGAGTTTCTTTCTACAAGATATCCTGAATATCGAAAACAAATTAATGA GTACACAGGGTCAAGTGTAGAACAACCTAAACACACTAGCCTTTCATCAAAAAAACTTTTGGAGATCGGATTCAAGTACAAGTATGGCCTTGAGGAAATGTTTGATGGAGCAATCGAATGTTGCAAACAAAAAGGCATACTCTAA